In a genomic window of Rhododendron vialii isolate Sample 1 chromosome 12a, ASM3025357v1:
- the LOC131309672 gene encoding uncharacterized protein LOC131309672 — MATPREYIEEIRKKKFKIGEEPDPKNEDLHHAVNYLSAELYTKDVHFLMELIQNAEDNEYLEGVKPSLEFVITSRDITATRNEKGISARNIESICCVGRSTKKGNRKSGYIGEKGIGFKSVFLITSQPYVFSNGYQIRFNEEPCPQCKVGYIVPEWVDQDPILSNIKQVYGSGTSLPTTIIVLPLKPDKVIPVKQQLSSVHPELLLFLSKIKRLSIKEDNKDSKLNSVTAISISSETNFATRKNIDAESFLLHLSANEKGDNLEKECSYHMWRQRFPVKQENIVERRMDVEELVITLAFPNGQRLNRGMQTPGIYAFLPTEMVTNFPFIIQADFLLASSRETILLDNKWNQGILDNVPSAFISALISLVKSVEDAPASSLPRMFEFLPINSSPYPQLNVVREKIKAKLLDETIIPCESYTEHKLFRKPGEVWRLMPAFWSILDKARKEEGLSLHNVSSNGRYVLSSSFDRKDYDHILNFLGLKLVEDEWYANCLRLTNLMLGVSEEVYLDILLFLAEKWSSNFQRTNIRNIPLLKYVNLNGDVSFYTVNNVSQKIVVLLSREPHQISWLIDWNQEFRIGRLFLPKSTQEAIHRCSKRQTLLEWLSKELKVDAVNVYQYTALLAKSLFIDRKLVITYVHFLYHSLTKNHLSWMEVNHLCRSMPLVDNYGRLMAQGKGVLVPAIGSKWFSLIGSNPWRYQGFVELGEDYLHSGTFAGVCTPEKQLISFLKSNLGASDVPDLSPPDVAIPTMCSPLTKQNTFLLLDWIRNRKRKGVELPRNFLSCIKNGSWMKISLSGSPGYRPPSQSFLPTSSWGQLLQNECVLVDIPIIDRSFYGDEIDGYKEELRAIGVMFEYGEACQFVGKHLMSLMASSTLTRGNVVSILKFIKFLKDKFLSAEEFIRSIRLGKWLKTSLGYRSPVGSVLYDDEWRVASQISDIPFIDRDYYGEEIVGFKTELQLLGVVISFGQNYQVVSDHLKSPAHINAQTAESGLFVLECLQLLKSSDKFVQAFRNNKFLKTNMGYTYPVGSYLLNPAWGFLLRVFNCFPSIDENFYGNSIVLYKNGLKQLGVVVDFEEATIAFVRVFRQQSALPSINKDNVLSLLACYRKLQGTTFEFPDELKRCICKVKWVRTRLGDCRAPRDCILFGPDWESLSGISLLPFIDDTDSYYGKGIGREFIEELKSIGVVVALKDGFRFVAAGLSLPLDPSRITPANVYSLLECVRNFQQQKHETLPDSFLKKIGNGWLKTHSGYRTPEKCLLFDSDCGSFLQPDDGPFIDEEFYGSKITFYAKELSSIGVTVEARNGCHLLADHIKFHSKFTTIVRTYSYLMNFNWVPNSGDTRMIWIPNGSDDGVWVKPGECVLSDEDNLFCMQLKVLEKHYEKNLLKFFSNVLGVKAHPSLDDYCFLWKQWECSGKPLSPATCHAFWKFVTDNWSSRTEKTLVDNLLKLPVYSSSGEILLYKRQDVFIADDLQLKDLFEQWPIFVWFPQASSPSLPRFKLLEVYSKIGIRNISECVRKEETSAMDGGGPNQGSPRDNLIGKGLIRLILGFLAGPTLRMEAENRHEAVRCLINLTVLETPQPIMIGYSLTLSSGENLKAEAKPMIRWEKDSKRLFVKNLDRSGGHRSNIEYATYFSEAIARGLLWEKEDSIDQLAELIKLGFLVEFDECAIGFLMKTKNLQLFLEDDRFLSSAFPFRFWGLPASIVDFCMHFYSRFF, encoded by the exons ATGGCGACGCCGAGAGAGTACATAGAAGAGATCAGGAAGAAGAAGTTCAAGATCGGAGAAGAACCGGATCCGAAGAACGAAGACTTGCATCATGCCGTCAACTACCTCTCTGCTGAACTCTATACCAAAGATGTCCATTTTCTCATGGAGCTCATCCAA AATGCAGAGGACAATGAGTACCTGGAAGGAGTAAAACCATCACTGGAGTTTGTGATAACGTCGCGGGACATAACGGCCACCAGA AACGAGAAGGGGATTTCTGCGAGGAACATAGAGTCCATTTGCTGTGTTGGGCGCTCCACCAAGAAAGGCAACCGTAAAAGTGGTTATATTGGCGAGAAAG GTATTGGATTCAAGAGTGTGTTTCTCATCACATCTCAGCCTTACGTGTTTAGTAATggctatcaaataagatttaatGAAGAACCTTGTCCACAGTGCAAAGTTGGATACATTGTCCCTGAATGGGTAGATCAAGACCCGATTCTTTCCAACATAAAGCAAGTATATGGTTCTGGCACTTCTCTTCCCACCACAATAATTGTGTTGCCTCTGAAGCCCGACAAGGTTATACCTGTGAAGCAGCAACTCTCCAGTGTTCATCCTGaacttcttttatttctttcgaAGATAAAGAGGCTTTCAATCAAGGAAGATAACAAGGATTCTAAGCTTAATTCTGTGACTGCAATATCAATTTCAAGCGAGACTAATTTTGCTACAAGGAAGAACATCGATGCTGAGTCCTTTCTGCTCCATCTCTCTGCCAATGAAAAAGGTGACAACTTGGAAAAAGAATGCAGCTACCATATGTGGAGGCAGAGGTTTCCTGTTAAGCAGGAAAATATAGTGGAAAGAAGAATGGATGTGGAAGAGTTGGTGATCACTTTGGCTTTTCCAAATGGGCAGCGCCTCAACAGAGGCATGCAAACTCCTGGAATCTACGCGTTCCTCCCTACAGAGATGGTTACAAATTTTCCCTTTATAATTCAGGCAGATTTTCTTCTAGCGTCGTCAAGGGAAACCATCCTCTTGGATAACAAATGGAACCAAGGGATTCTTGACAATGTGCCCTCTGCTTTTATTTCTGCATTAATTTCGCTGGTGAAATCAGTAGAAGATGCTCCAGCATCTAGCCTACCTCGTATGTTTGAGTTCTTACCTATCAACAGCTCTCCTTATCCCCAGTTGAATGTTGTTCGGGAAAAAATCAAAGCAAAATTGTTGGATGAAACTATAATACCTTGTGAGTCATACACGGAGCATAAGCTTTTTCGTAAACCCGGTGAAGTATGGAGGCTAATGCCTGCTTTTTGGAGCATATTAGATAAGGCGAGGAAGGAGGAAGGGCTGAGCTTGCACAATGTTTCTTCCAATGGGCGATATGTGCTTAGTTCTTCATTCGATAGAAAGGACTATGACCACATATTAAATTTCTTGGGATTGAAACTTGTAGAGGACGAATGGTATGCAAACTGCCTCCGGTTAACTAATCTCATGTTGGGAGTGTCAGAGGAGGTGTATTTGGATATTCTGTTGTTTCTAGCTGAGAAATGGAGTTCTAATTTTCAGAGAACTAACATCAGAAACATACCACTTCTGAAGTATGTGAATCTCAATGGGGATGTGTCTTTTTACACTGTAAATAATGTTTCCCAGAAGATTGTGGTTCTTCTATCCCGTGAACCTCATCAGATATCATGGCTGATTGATTGGAACCAGGAATTTAGAATTGGCCGGCTTTTCTTACCTAAATCTACACAAGAAGCCATCCATCGATGTTCGAAGAGGCAGACACTATTGGAATGGCTCTCAAAAGAGCTGAAGGTTGATGCTGTTAATGTCTACCAATATACAGCTTTACTTGCTAAATCACTATTTATTGATCGGAAGCTTGTTATTACTTATGTTCACTTCTTATATCACTCACTTACAAAGAACCATTTGTCTTGGATGGAGGTTAATCATTTATGTCGTAGTATGCCACTAGTGGACAACTATGGGCGGTTGATGGCACAAGGTAAAGGGGTTCTTGTTCCTGCTATTGGAAGCAAATGGTTCAGTCTGATTGGTTCGAATCCTTGGAGATACCAAGGTTTTGTTGAGCTAGGAGAAGACTATTTGCATTCGGGCACATTTGCTGGTGTATGTACTCCTGAGAAGCAGCTTATTTCTTTCCTTAAAAGTAATCTTGGAGCCTCTGACGTCCCTGATTTATCTCCTCCAGATGTTGCTATTCCTACAATGTGTTCCCCGCTTACCAAGCAAAACACGTTCTTGCTTTTGGATTGGATTCGTAACAGGAAACGAAAGGGCGTTGAACTGCCCAGAAATTTCTTGTCATGCATTAAGAACGGAAGCTGGATGAAGATTTCTCTGAGCGGCAGTCCTGGCTATAGGCCTCCATCTCAGTCATTCCTACCAACCTCATCATGGGGCCAACTTCTGCAAAACGAATGTGTGCTTGTTGATATCCCAATAATCGATCGGAGTTTTTATGGGGATGAAATAGATGGATACAAAGAAGAGTTGCGAGCAATAGGAGTGATGTTTGAATATGGAGAGGCTTGTCAATTTGTTGGGAAGCATCTCATGTCTCTGATGGCTTCCTCTACTCTGACGAGAGGGAATGTGGTTTCGATACTGAAGTTTATTAAGTTTTTGAAGGATAAATTTCTTTCTGCTGAAGAATTTATCCGTAGTATCAGATTAGGAAAATGGTTGAAAACTTCACTTGGCTACAGGTCCCCTGTTGGATCTGTTTTGTATGATGATGAATGGAGAGTTGCATCACAGATCAGCGACATCCCATTTATTGATCGAGACTACTACGGTGAGGAAATCGTTGGTTTCAAAACTGAACTCCAGCTGCTGGGTGTTGTTATTAGCTTCGGTCAAAATTACCAGGTTGTGTCTGATCATCTAAAATCTCCAGCTCACATCAATGCTCAAACTGCTGAATCCGGACTTTTTGTACTGGAATGTTTACAGCTTCTGAAATCATCTGACAAGTTTGTTCAAGCGTTTAGAAACAACAAATTTTTGAAGACAAACATGGGTTACACGTATCCAGTTGGGTCATATCTGTTGAATCCTGCATGGGGTTTCCTTCTTCGTGTTTTCAATTGCTTCCCATCTATTGACGAAAACTTCTATGGGAACAGCATCGTCTTGTACAAGAATGGGTTGAAGCAATTGGGGGTCGTAGTGGATTTTGAGGAGGCAACCATAGCATTTGTTCGCGTATTCAGGCAGCAATCGGCACTACCTTCCATTAATAAAGACAATGTTCTATCACTCCTGGCATGTTACAGAAAGCTACAGGGTACAACTTTTGAGTTCCCTGATGAGCTGAAGAGATGTATCTGTAAGGTTAAATGGGTACGAACTCGCCTAGGTGATTGCAGAGCTCCAAGGGATTGCATTCTGTTTGGCCCTGATTGGGAATCTCTCTCTGGTATCTCTTTGCTTCCCTTTATTGATGATACTGACAGTTACTATGGCAAGGGCATCGGCCGTGAATTTATAGAGGAGCTAAAGAGTATAGGAGTTGTTGTTGCTTTGAAGGATGGTTTCAGGTTTGTGGCTGCTGGCCTTTCTTTACCCCTTGATCCTAGTAGAATTACTCCTGCAAATGTGTATTCTTTACTAGAATGTGTCCGCAACTTTCAGCAACAGAAGCATGAGACTTTGCCTGAttcatttttgaagaaaattggTAATGGATGGTTGAAAACCCACTCTGGCTATAGGACTCCTGAGAAGTGTCTGCTGTTCGATTCTGATTGTGGTTCATTCTTACAgccagatgatggaccattcaTTGATGAAGAATTCTATGGCTCCAAAATTACATTCTATGCTAAAGAGCTCAGTTCAATAGGCGTCACTGTTGAAGCTAGAAATGGATGTCACCTGCTTGCTGATCACATAAAATTTCATTCCAAGTTCACTACTATCGTTCGAACCTATAGTTACTTGATGAACTTCAACTGGGTGCCTAACAGCGGAGATACAAGAATGATTTGGATTCCAAATGGAAGTGATGATGGAGTGTGGGTAAAACCGGGAGAATGTGTTCTCTCAGATGAGGATAATCTCTTTTGTATGCAGTTGAAGGTGTTGGAGAAACACTATGAGAAAAATTTACTTAAGTTTTTCTCAAATGTTTTGGGAGTTAAAGCCCATCCTTCACTTGACGACTATTGTTTTCTTTGGAAGCAATGGGAGTGTTCTGGGAAGCCACTTTCGCCTGCGActtgtcatgccttttggaaaTTTGTAACAGATAACTGGAGTTCGAGGACAGAGAAGACTCTTGTTGATAATTTATTGAAACTGCCTGTATATTCTTCTTCAGGTGAAATTTTGTTGTATAAAAGGCAAGATGTTTTCATTGCTGATGACCTTCAGCTGAAGGATCTTTTCGAACAGTGGCCAATATTTGTCTGGTTTCCTCAGGCGAGCTCACCATCCCTCCCTCGGTTCAAGCTTCTTGAGGTTTACAGCAAAATTGGCATCCGAAACATTTCTGAATGCGTGAGGAAAGAAGAAACATCTGCAATGGATGGTGGTGGGCCAAATCAAGGAAGTCCTAGGGacaatttgattgggaaagGGCTGATTAGGCTCATTCTCGGGTTTCTAGCTGGTCCAACTCTCCGAATGGAAGCAGAGAATAGGCATGAAGCTGTCAGATGCCTAATTAATCTAACTGTGCTTGAGACACCACAGCCAATTATGATTGGCTATAGTTTAACTCTCTCTTCTGGAGAAAACTTGAAAGCAGAAGCAAAACCGATGATCCGTTGGGAAAAGGATAGTAAAAGGTTATTTGTGAAGAATTTGGACAGGTCAGGTGGACATAGAAGTAACATTGAATATGCTACATATTTTTCTGAAGCAATAGCCAGGGGATTGCTGTGGGAGAAGGAAGATTCTATTGACCAACTGGCTGAACTGATCAAATTGGGATTCCTTGTGGAATTTGATGAGTGTGCAATTGGGTTCTTGATGAAGACCAAGAATCTGCAGCTGTTTTTGGAGGATGACAGGTTCCTCTCTTCGGCCTTTCCTTTTAGATTCTGGGGATTACCCGCCTCAATCGTCGATTTCTGCATGCATTTCTACAGTAGGTTTTTTTGA